The sequence CGCCGGATCAACGTGTTCATGGAGCGTCTGGGGCATGTCATGGGCGCCGACAAGGCGTTCCGCCTGTGGTCCAAGGCCGGGTTGCAGGTGCCCAGGAAGCGGCCTCGGAAACGAGTGGCGGCGTCCCGCCCGAGACCGCAACTGCCGATGGGAGCAAACGAACTGTGGGCGTACGACTTTGTCTATGACGCCTGCGCCAATGGTCAGCAGATCAAATGCCTGACTGTGGTAGACGAATACACGCGGGAATGCCTGGCTATAGACGTTGCCGGCAGCATCAGATCGGGCCGGGTGATCGAGGTGCTGTCCCGCCTGATCAGCGAACGTGGAGCCCCTCTGAGCCTGCGTTCTGACAACGGACCGGAGTTCGTGTCGAAGGCGCTGCTCAGATGGGCGGCTCAGGAGTCTCTGGATCTGGCGCTGATTGAGCCTGGGAAGCCATGGCAGAACGGTTTGAACGAGAGTTTTAACGGCAAATTTCGCGATGAGTGTCTGTCGATGGAATGGTTCCGGTGTCGGTCCGAGGCGCGGGTTGTGATCGAGGAATGGAGGCGGCACTACAACTCCATTCGTCCGCATTCAAGCCTGAACAACATGACGCCAGAACATTTCTGTCGGCAGTATGGGAAAAACCTGAACCGTGGGGAAACTCTCAAGAATTGAGTGGTCCGAAGTTTCCCGGCAGGTCATCTTCCCGGGCAAATAGAGGTAGATTAATGCAAACGACGAGAATATCCCATTTCATGTTATCTTGGGAAAGACTAAGCAATGCTGAGTAGATCAGGATCCCGTCAGTGGATGATTGGCCTTTTGTTGAAGGTTTCTGACGCCCTTCTGGGTGTGCTGATCTTCGCGCTCTGCCAGTATGCATACCATGGGTTTGTTTTCCACTCCTTGATCTACGAATTTTTCGCCGTCTTGATCGTTCTGCTCTCCCCTGTTTGCCTCGAATTATCAGGCGCGTATCGTACGTGGTCGTCCAAAGTTCCGCGTTTTGAAGGCCGGTCAGTTATTTTCGGATGCATTCTGGTTTATCTTTGCCTGATGTTTGTAGCGTATGCATTCAAAATCAGCGGCGCTTTTTCCCGAGTGATCGTCCTTTCCTGGTTTTTTTCCTGGCCCGTAGCCCTCGTGTTGCTGCGCAAGGTTTTGCGAATAGTCCTTAAGTATCGTAACAGGGATCGAATTCGTTCACAGACTGCGATTATTGTTGGGGCGGGTGATCTTGGCTTGTCTGTGGCCCGATATCTTGAGGAGAATGCGTGGCTGGGGGTCGGGGTCCGCGGTTTTTTTGATGACAAGAAGGATGGCTCCCTCGAGAACAAGCCGGTGCTGGGCCGGACCGAAAACGTTGCCTCCTTTGTTCGCGAGCACAAGGCCGAGTATGTTTTTTTGGCCCTGCCCATGCGTGCCGAGGATAAGGTCAAGCGTCTCGTGACAGAGCTTACGGACTCCACGGCTACGGTCTATCTCGTGCCCGATATTTTCCAGTTCGAGATGATGCTTTCCGGAGCTCCGAGGTATTTTGGCGAAATTGCGGCCATTGCGCTTTGGGAGTCTCCGTTCATTGGCCTGAACGCGGCCCTCAAGCGGTTGTTTGATATCATTTTTGCGAGTTTAGCCCTAATAATTATCTCTCCGGGTTTACTGGCTTTTGCCCTGGCGATAAAGCTTTCTTCACCAGGTCCCGTCTTTTTTACGCAACAGCGCTATGGCCTCCGTGGCGAACCCTTCTGGATTCTGAAATTTCGAACAATGACTGTGTGCGAGGACGGAAATAATTTCGTGCAATGCACCCAATGTGATCCAAGAGTGACTCGTTTGGGTGCGTTCATGCGCAAGTATTCGCTTGATGAACTTCCACAATTTTTTAACGTCTTGCAGGGCAAGATGTCGGTTGTGGGGCCAAGGCCGCATGCTGTGTCCATGAACGAGGAATACAGAAAGCTTGTGGCCGGATACATGTTGCGCCACAAAGTTAAACCAGGAGTTACCGGGCTTGCGCAAGTGAGCGGATTTCGTGGAGAGACCAATACCATGGAAAAAATGGAAGGTCGTGTCCGTAAAGACTTAGAGTATATTAAGTCGTGGACTTTGTTTTTGGACTTGAAGATTATTTTAAAGACGATCTGGGGTGGGTTTACGGGCTGGAATGCGTATTGATTAAAATCGGTCAGATGGGTTTGGGGCCAATAAGAGGATTTGATGTTTTGACTGCGCTGTTCAAGACGCTTCTGATGCATTTTCTTAATGTCAGATGACGGTGAGTGGGATTATGTACGCCGATGCGGGATTTTTTTTACACAGGATATCATGAAATTCTCAATAGTTACGCCTTCCCTCAACGACTTGCCTCGGTTGCGTCTTTGCGTGGGATCAGTACGTGGGCAGACTGGCGAGCGGGAACACATCGTGCAGGATGCCTGTAGTGTTGACGGTACGGCGCAGTGGCTGGCTGCGCAACCCGACATCAATTCGGTCTCGGAACATGATACCGGAATGTATGATGCGATCAACCGGGGGTGGCGGCGCTCCCAGGGTGACATTCTTTCCTGGCTCAACAGCGATGAGCAGTATCTGCCTGGCACCCTGGCCACAGTCGCCAGTTTTTTTGAGGCGTATCCGAAAGTTGACTTTGTGTACGGTCATGCCCTGGTGGTCGATGGTGACGGTGCCCTTCTGGCGGCCCGCCGTGAAATCCGCCTGTCGCGAACCTATATAGCAAACAGTTTTTTGAACGCGTATTCGTGCACGCTTTTTTTTCGTCGCCGCTTGCTGGACGACGGAGTCTTGCTCCTGGATGAAGGCTTGCGTTATGCGGCGGACATGGATCTGGTATTGCGACTGTTGGCCGACGGTCGCCGTTATGCTCGGATTGACAAGTACCTGAGCATGTTCACCCTCGATGGAACAAATCTAAGTTGTCACCAGGGCATGCTGGACGAGACGGCCGAAGTGCAACGTAGGCATGGTGGTTTTAGATCTCCGCTATTGCGACGCATTGTCACGCTCGGGCGTTACGCTGAAAGGTTCATCACAGGCTCTTATCGCCGCTCTACGATAACATATCGTCGTTGTATCGACGAGGTGCCGAATTACGAATCCATCGTGGGCACGGCGGTGTCTGGGTCGTATCGGACTCGCTGATGTGTATCTGTTTTTCACAAATTTGCTTTGACTCTCTGCTACACGTAAAATCTTGAACGCTAAATATATTTAGAAAAAAACTTTGGTTGATAATCAACTATAGACGTTGCCAATATGGATTATTGCAGCAGAATGTTGGTCGTAAACAAGCGCTGAATGGTAAAAAATGCATCCTAAACGTGTATTGATCGTTCATAATCGTTATATTCACCGTGGCGGGGAGGACTCAGTTGTGGAATCTGAAGCCGCTATGCTGGCGTCCAACGACATTGCTGTTCGAATATATGAAGAATATAATCATGGATTGAGCGAACAGTCGTTGTTGCGGATGGTTCTGGATGCGTTCTGGTCTCGGCGTAGCGCCCAACGTCTTGAAGCAGAGATTTCCTTGTTCAAGCCTGATGTTGTTCACGTCCACAATTTTTTTCCCCGTATCTCCCCGGCTGTTTTTTGGGTAGCCCGTCGTTTGGGCGTTCCTACCATCATGACGTTGCATAATTTTCGGTACGCATGCGCCCAAGGCATGCTCTTGCGCGATGGTCAAATATGCGAGTTGTGTTTGGGGCGAAGTGGGCATTGGGGTGTGTTTCACAGGTGCTACCGCGGCTCCTTCCTCCAGTCTCTGGTTCTGGTCGCCAGTTTTGGGCTGCATAAAGTGTTGGGAACGTTTAAGGCCAAAGTCTGTCGTTATATTGCCCTCAATGAATTTTGTCGCGCCAAATTTGTTGCTGCCGGGCTTCCTGCGGAGTTAATGGCGGTCAAGCCGAATTTTGTAGATTTGCCAAAACCGGATCAGAGGCCACGTTGCGGAGGTCTGTTCGTCGGTCGACTGTCTCCGGAAAAGGGACTCGAAACGTTGCTGGCTGCTTTGGAGCAGCAACCCGGAGTCAAATTCACCATTGTTGGTGACGGTCCCATGGCTGGTAGGGTGAGTCGGACGAAAACAGTGGACACCCGAGGCTGGCTGTCTCCTCATGACGTTCAGCAAGCCATGTGTGAGGCGGCTTATTTGGTGGTCCCAAGTCTTTGGTACGAAACATTTGGCCTAGTTGTTGTCGAGGCTTTTGCCTGTGGTTTACCCGTCATTGCCAGCAGGCACGGCGCGCTGGCCGAAATTGTCGAAGACGGCGTGACAGGCCTTCTTTTCGAGCCAGGCAGCGCCAATGACCTCGCGAGGGCCTTGTATTGGGCTGAAACGCATCCTGATGAGATGCGGGCTATGGGCCAGAACGCTCTTGAGGTGTATCAAGATCGCTACTCACCGGATGTCAATTATAAAATGCTTATGAACATCTACCAGGAAGCAATCGATGCATGCCGCCAATCAAACCCTCAAGCCTCTTGAGAGGTCGGGCGCCAGCATCGTTGGCAGTTTCATTGATGCCGGACACTGGGAGCAATTTTTGTCCACGATCATTTCTTGGGCGCAGGCCGGCCAGAGCCGAGTGGTGTGCGTCTGCAATGTTCATTCGGTAGTCACTGCCAAAAGCGATCCTGCATTGCGGGCTGCCATTGACGAGGCCGACATGGCCACTCCAGACGGTATGCCTCTGGCATGGGTGTTGCGTCAAAGAGGATTCCCCGAACAGAAGCGTGTCAACGGTCCGGACTTGATGTGGCGCGTTCTGCCTCTCGCTGAGACGCAGGGAATTCGCGTGTTCTTTTATGGAAGTACGGAGGGCACCCTGCAGCGACTGTGCAGCAGCGTGGGAGAAACGTTTCCCAATCTGTCGCTAGTCGGATCATATTCACCGCCGTTCAGAGTTCTGACCGAAGACGAGCAAAACGAAGAAGTCGAGCGCATCAACTCCTCCAGAGCACAGGTCGTTTTTGTGGGGCTTGGCTGTCCCAAGCAGGAAATCTGGATGCACCGCAACAAAGGACGAATTAACGCCGTGATGCTTGGAGTCGGTGCTGCTTTTGATTTCCACGCAGGGACGCTGAAAAGAGCTCCCCTATGGATTCAAAATAGCGGCTTGGAATGGCTTTTCAGGTTGCTTCAGGAGCCAAGACGGCTATTTTTTCGTTATGTTACGACAAATAGCGTATTTGTTTGGACTATTTTGTGTGAAAAGTTTTTTCAAAGTTCGAAACGTATATGATGGTTTATGATTAAAGT is a genomic window of Desulfomicrobium baculatum DSM 4028 containing:
- a CDS encoding IS3-like element ISDba1 family transposase (programmed frameshift); this translates as MKKGRFSEEQMVGILREADRSPVAQVAKKHGISEQTIYTWRQRFAGMSADDVKRLRLLEQENTRLKKILAERDLEIEVMKEIAGKKVVGAPARRLQVAYARSRGLSQRRACALLSTSRSSLHHYESRLEARDKPLMAAMTDLAATYPRFGYRRINVFMERLGHVMGADKAFRLWSKAGLQVPRKRPRKRVAASRPRPQLPMGANELWAYDFVYDACANGQQIKCLTVVDEYTRECLAIDVAGSIRSGRVIEVLSRLISERGAPLSLRSDNGPEFVSKALLRWAAQESLDLALIEPGKPWQNGLNESFNGKFRDECLSMEWFRCRSEARVVIEEWRRHYNSIRPHSSLNNMTPEHFCRQYGKNLNRGETLKN
- a CDS encoding undecaprenyl-phosphate glucose phosphotransferase gives rise to the protein MIGLLLKVSDALLGVLIFALCQYAYHGFVFHSLIYEFFAVLIVLLSPVCLELSGAYRTWSSKVPRFEGRSVIFGCILVYLCLMFVAYAFKISGAFSRVIVLSWFFSWPVALVLLRKVLRIVLKYRNRDRIRSQTAIIVGAGDLGLSVARYLEENAWLGVGVRGFFDDKKDGSLENKPVLGRTENVASFVREHKAEYVFLALPMRAEDKVKRLVTELTDSTATVYLVPDIFQFEMMLSGAPRYFGEIAAIALWESPFIGLNAALKRLFDIIFASLALIIISPGLLAFALAIKLSSPGPVFFTQQRYGLRGEPFWILKFRTMTVCEDGNNFVQCTQCDPRVTRLGAFMRKYSLDELPQFFNVLQGKMSVVGPRPHAVSMNEEYRKLVAGYMLRHKVKPGVTGLAQVSGFRGETNTMEKMEGRVRKDLEYIKSWTLFLDLKIILKTIWGGFTGWNAY
- a CDS encoding glycosyltransferase codes for the protein MKFSIVTPSLNDLPRLRLCVGSVRGQTGEREHIVQDACSVDGTAQWLAAQPDINSVSEHDTGMYDAINRGWRRSQGDILSWLNSDEQYLPGTLATVASFFEAYPKVDFVYGHALVVDGDGALLAARREIRLSRTYIANSFLNAYSCTLFFRRRLLDDGVLLLDEGLRYAADMDLVLRLLADGRRYARIDKYLSMFTLDGTNLSCHQGMLDETAEVQRRHGGFRSPLLRRIVTLGRYAERFITGSYRRSTITYRRCIDEVPNYESIVGTAVSGSYRTR
- a CDS encoding glycosyltransferase family 4 protein — encoded protein: MESEAAMLASNDIAVRIYEEYNHGLSEQSLLRMVLDAFWSRRSAQRLEAEISLFKPDVVHVHNFFPRISPAVFWVARRLGVPTIMTLHNFRYACAQGMLLRDGQICELCLGRSGHWGVFHRCYRGSFLQSLVLVASFGLHKVLGTFKAKVCRYIALNEFCRAKFVAAGLPAELMAVKPNFVDLPKPDQRPRCGGLFVGRLSPEKGLETLLAALEQQPGVKFTIVGDGPMAGRVSRTKTVDTRGWLSPHDVQQAMCEAAYLVVPSLWYETFGLVVVEAFACGLPVIASRHGALAEIVEDGVTGLLFEPGSANDLARALYWAETHPDEMRAMGQNALEVYQDRYSPDVNYKMLMNIYQEAIDACRQSNPQAS
- a CDS encoding WecB/TagA/CpsF family glycosyltransferase, which produces MHAANQTLKPLERSGASIVGSFIDAGHWEQFLSTIISWAQAGQSRVVCVCNVHSVVTAKSDPALRAAIDEADMATPDGMPLAWVLRQRGFPEQKRVNGPDLMWRVLPLAETQGIRVFFYGSTEGTLQRLCSSVGETFPNLSLVGSYSPPFRVLTEDEQNEEVERINSSRAQVVFVGLGCPKQEIWMHRNKGRINAVMLGVGAAFDFHAGTLKRAPLWIQNSGLEWLFRLLQEPRRLFFRYVTTNSVFVWTILCEKFFQSSKRI